The proteins below are encoded in one region of Clostridium estertheticum:
- a CDS encoding TIGR03915 family putative DNA repair protein — protein MLRYIYDGTFDGFLSVIYNCYYNKMPECIERDDRYTSNLLFDDNIIISDLVKSNKVSKAIAHKISTDTLIHVYQSFLSEAEGIELKLLKYIQLGFKMGSIVNDYMVNEFVNEIQKYSRKVGVEAHKFLGLVRFQEFNGILYAAIEPTYNISELIANHFKERLTNEKWIIHDVKRKFGIVYENNEWILRDLKFEKLESHEEEELFYQNLWKVFHKSVSIKERNNERLQMKNMPKKYWNNLIEME, from the coding sequence TTGCTTAGATACATTTATGATGGTACATTTGATGGATTCTTATCCGTTATATATAATTGTTATTATAATAAAATGCCTGAGTGCATAGAGAGGGATGATAGGTATACATCCAATTTGTTATTTGATGATAATATTATAATAAGTGATCTAGTTAAATCCAATAAAGTATCAAAAGCCATAGCTCATAAAATATCAACAGATACATTAATTCATGTGTATCAATCCTTTTTATCAGAGGCCGAGGGCATAGAATTAAAATTGCTTAAATATATACAATTAGGATTCAAGATGGGAAGTATTGTTAATGATTATATGGTAAATGAATTCGTAAATGAAATACAAAAATATTCTAGAAAGGTTGGGGTTGAAGCTCACAAATTTTTAGGACTAGTTAGATTTCAGGAATTTAATGGCATACTATATGCAGCAATAGAACCAACGTATAATATTTCAGAGCTAATTGCTAATCATTTTAAGGAAAGGCTTACCAACGAAAAGTGGATAATTCATGATGTTAAAAGAAAATTTGGTATAGTTTATGAGAATAACGAATGGATACTTAGGGATCTTAAATTCGAGAAATTAGAAAGTCATGAAGAGGAAGAGTTATTTTATCAAAATTTATGGAAGGTATTCCATAAAAGTGTTTCAATAAAAGAAAGAAATAATGAAAGATTACAAATGAAAAATATGCCTAAAAAGTATTGGAATAATCTAATTGAGATGGAATAA
- a CDS encoding putative DNA modification/repair radical SAM protein → MDVMKKLEILSNSAKYDASCSSSGSNRKNTKDGIGNAANSGICHSWSQDGRCISLLKILYSNKCIYDCKYCINRSSNELERTSFTPKEIVDLTINFYRRNYIEGLFLSSGVERSPDYTMENLVKIIKDLRLVHKFNGYIHVKAIPGADPKLIYEAGLYADRMSVNIELPSEKSLKLLAPQKNKADILKPMSLIKHSIIESTEYKKKGFNVPKFTPGGQSTQIMVGATNESDLSVISLTEGLYNTFGLKRVYYSAYVPVMQHANLPAIQTTPPLLKEHRMYQADWLLRHYGFKANELLDKVNPNFDIDLDPKAFWALNNLDKFPVEVNNAAYETLLRVPGIGVTSALRIVRARRLCNLSYNSLKKLGIVLKRARFFITCSGKFYGDTSMERLTLKNYLLDHESFDKPQQISLFNLRSDLFA, encoded by the coding sequence ATGGACGTAATGAAAAAACTTGAGATATTATCGAATTCAGCAAAGTATGACGCTTCTTGTTCTTCAAGTGGTTCTAATAGAAAGAATACAAAAGATGGAATAGGGAATGCAGCAAACTCTGGTATTTGTCATTCATGGTCACAAGACGGTAGATGTATTTCATTACTTAAAATTTTGTACAGTAATAAATGTATATATGATTGTAAATATTGTATTAATCGCTCTAGTAACGAATTAGAGCGGACAAGCTTTACGCCTAAAGAAATAGTAGATCTAACTATAAATTTTTATAGAAGAAATTATATTGAAGGACTATTCCTTAGTTCTGGTGTAGAAAGAAGTCCGGATTACACTATGGAAAATTTAGTGAAAATAATAAAAGACTTACGATTGGTCCACAAATTTAATGGTTATATTCACGTAAAAGCTATCCCAGGAGCTGATCCAAAACTTATTTATGAAGCAGGACTATATGCTGATAGGATGAGTGTAAATATTGAGCTTCCTTCCGAGAAAAGCTTAAAGCTTCTAGCACCGCAAAAAAATAAAGCAGATATATTAAAACCTATGAGTCTTATTAAACATAGTATAATAGAGTCAACCGAATATAAAAAGAAAGGTTTTAACGTACCTAAATTTACACCAGGTGGGCAGAGTACTCAGATAATGGTTGGAGCAACTAATGAGAGCGATTTGAGCGTCATTAGCCTTACAGAAGGGTTATATAACACTTTTGGGCTTAAGAGAGTGTATTATTCTGCTTATGTGCCAGTTATGCAGCATGCAAATCTACCAGCGATTCAAACAACACCTCCATTGCTCAAAGAACATAGAATGTATCAGGCAGATTGGCTTTTAAGACACTACGGATTTAAAGCAAATGAATTATTAGATAAAGTAAATCCTAACTTTGATATAGATTTAGATCCTAAAGCGTTTTGGGCATTAAACAATTTGGATAAATTTCCAGTTGAAGTAAATAACGCTGCTTATGAGACTCTTCTTAGAGTACCTGGAATAGGAGTAACATCTGCCTTAAGAATTGTAAGAGCAAGAAGACTTTGTAATCTTTCCTATAATAGCTTGAAAAAACTAGGAATAGTACTTAAAAGAGCTAGGTTCTTTATAACGTGTAGCGGGAAATTTTATGGGGACACGAGTATGGAGCGATTAACCCTTAAGAATTATCTATTAGATCATGAAAGTTTTGATAAGCCACAACAAATAAGCTTATTTAATTTAAGGAGTGATTTATTTGCTTAG
- a CDS encoding DUF4317 family protein: MNKKELADIRKEFKLDNGMIKIEEIYSVYLKKDNVQIDYEPIIHSEFDYFDRMDVDKRELFLGNFKKVLTGALDTKIFELDFQNIEDEDNTQKFLTNALKSNTKDEIESNINIIINKIAANYKYETDVVVTFIKAEYYIGSSHKNMDADESIQDSMKAFNFILSSVNKIDIPKRTLKFDYTDKEFKANSVLDSVINLNAPLEGFMFPSLSCGYSDFNKCLYYASKPKELNSAFIENVLNCGFKFTAEDEKNCFGDILKSIIGDKIKPELMQDIYANIHELAEQAYDGETPILGVIDVKNILSNCGAEIISDIDTAFEETCGSKYDFKINNIVPEFNSKSIKITSEIANITLTPKDLNSIKQVRNKDGRRCLLIEIEDDIVIEGFKLETEEF, encoded by the coding sequence ATGAATAAAAAAGAATTAGCAGATATAAGAAAAGAATTTAAATTAGACAATGGTATGATAAAAATTGAGGAGATTTATAGCGTTTATCTAAAAAAGGATAATGTACAAATTGATTATGAACCTATTATCCATTCAGAGTTTGATTACTTTGATAGAATGGATGTTGATAAAAGAGAACTATTTCTAGGAAATTTTAAGAAAGTTCTTACAGGTGCACTTGATACTAAGATATTTGAATTAGATTTTCAAAATATCGAAGATGAGGATAACACTCAGAAATTTTTAACAAACGCCTTAAAATCAAATACTAAAGATGAAATAGAAAGTAATATTAATATAATCATTAATAAAATTGCAGCTAATTATAAATATGAAACGGATGTTGTTGTGACATTTATAAAAGCTGAGTACTATATAGGGTCAAGTCATAAGAATATGGACGCAGATGAAAGTATCCAAGATTCAATGAAGGCTTTTAATTTTATTTTATCCAGTGTTAATAAAATAGACATTCCAAAGAGAACGCTAAAATTCGATTATACTGATAAAGAATTTAAAGCAAATTCAGTTCTAGATTCAGTTATTAATCTTAATGCTCCACTCGAAGGGTTTATGTTCCCTAGCCTTAGTTGCGGTTATTCAGACTTTAATAAGTGTTTATATTATGCTTCAAAGCCTAAGGAATTAAATTCAGCTTTTATAGAAAATGTTCTTAACTGTGGTTTCAAATTTACTGCTGAAGATGAAAAAAATTGCTTTGGTGATATATTAAAATCTATAATTGGAGATAAAATAAAACCAGAACTTATGCAAGATATCTATGCTAATATACATGAGTTAGCAGAGCAAGCTTACGATGGCGAAACTCCAATCCTTGGAGTTATAGATGTAAAAAATATTCTTAGTAATTGTGGCGCAGAGATCATCTCTGATATAGACACGGCATTTGAAGAGACTTGCGGTAGTAAGTATGATTTTAAGATAAATAATATTGTACCAGAATTTAATTCTAAATCAATTAAAATTACTAGTGAAATCGCAAATATCACTTTAACTCCAAAAGATCTTAACTCGATTAAACAGGTAAGAAACAAGGATGGTAGAAGATGTCTACTTATTGAGATTGAGGATGACATAGTTATAGAAGGATTTAAATTAGAAACTGAAGAATTTTAA